The genomic interval agagctggactataaagaaagctgagcctcgaagaattgatacttttgaactgtggttttggagaagactcttgagagtcccatggactgcagggagatcaaaccagtcaatcctgaaggaaatcaacctgaatattcattggaaggactgatgttgaagctgaaacgccagtattttgaccacctgatgcaaagaactaactcataaaaagacccagatgctgggaaagattgaaggcaggagaaagggacgacagaggataaaatggttggacgGAGTCATCCACTCGAtgaacatcagtttgagtaaactcttggaattggtgatggacagggaagcctggcattctgcagtccatgggggtctcaaagagtcggacacgactgagtgactgaactgaacatagagGCTGGCAGACGGAATGAAGAAATGTTCAGGATCGCGGAGGCCTGGGGCAAGCCAGAGGGCACTCCAGCCCGTGGCTGCTACACAGGGATGAAGATGTCCTGTTGCCAGATCTTTTCACTTATCTGGAGGTCTGTGGCCTTCTGCTGTCTATGAAACTCCTTGTTTTTAAATGTCGGCAACTAGTTCAAATATTTATGGTtagacccagagactgaatcaaTCAAAAAAACTGAGTTCCCCCCGTCCCTGAAGAAGTTTCATTCAAACCTTGACAAGAGATGAGGAAAATACTTATATTCTAGTCTTCTAGGGCAGCTAACTACAGAAGGTGggataaaatctttaaatttccATGTTTATTCTGGTGAATTAAAATCTGGGACTTTTAGTTGGAAATTGGCCATTTTAATTCAGCAGAAGAAATACCGCCTCCAAAAAGATTTCACACCCTTACAGACTGAGCACCTCTTCCCCGCTCCCCCACTCAAAGCTGGCTCTTCCCTAGACTTGTCATTGACAAAACCTCTGCTGCACTGCTCCCCATCTCACTCCCAGCACTGTCTGCTGCCAAAACTCCACCAACATACACAGATTCTCCATCAACAACCTCCAGGCAAGGATCAGACCTCCCTTTCCTTTCCAGGAGTATTATTGGGTTCTTCCCAGAAAAGTTCCAGGGCAACTCTCTGAAGTTTCATATACACTATCCTATTTCATTAAGTCCGCTTTTTCtcctttaacaaatatttctgaaCTGAGGCCAGCCCTGCTCCGCGTTCATGCCCAAGCAGCACCTGCCTCTCCCCAAGGGCTGGATGGGGCTCTGCACCAGCTAGAAGCCCCAAGCATCTGTGGGTGTTGCATCAAACCAGCCCAGCCTTGCTAGTCATCTGTGCTGGCAGCTTGCTAATAAAAGCCTGAGACAGAGAGGAGAGGCTTGTCTGAGAGGCAGCTGCGCCGACAGCACCAAGAAGAAGCTGGAAATCCCTCACTGGCCTCGCTGCTACAGCCCTGCAGCTCAGCGCTCAGTCATGCTACGGACAGGCTTCCAGGTGGCAGTGATACTTGGTCACCATGGAGCTCTTCCTGGTCTcacccacctcctgcccagatTCAACCCTGCCTCAGCCTTCGGATCCTCCACGGAGACCCTGGTGAGTGAGTTCTCAGTTCAACCAAATGCACAGCCTTCTGGAGCCCAAGgatatagttgttgttgttgtttcgttgctaagttgtgattctttgcaaccccatggattgtagcctgcctggctcctctgtctatgggactcttcaggcaagcgagctgtcatttccttctccaaggatcttcctgacccaaggatcgaacccaagtcttcttcattgcaggtggactctttaccatctgagccaccatagggACCAACCCAAATCTCCTCTTCCTAGATCATGGCCAGGGTAGGTGAGCAGCTTGTTGGGAGCTATTTGATTAGGCAAAGGAAACCAAGTAGCCCAGATCCCCAACGAAGACCACCAGGTTACTTTCCTCCTGATCTGAATCTTGATTGGTGTGGCCACCAATCACTTTCCTCTGATGGGGCTCAGACTGTTGGGACATCCCCAGGCGAAGGATGCTGTGTGTGGCCTTAGCAAACAACTGGCCTGTTGCCCACAGTTGCAGTTGGTGCATGAGCATCTGGTGCCACAGAGGACTCCTCTTCATCCCATAGACAGTACTGCACCACTGCGGGTGCCCAAAACACGTTTCAAAAgagcccccactccccacttcCCCATTGTTACTCACTTCAGGGTGAGCACAGCTATGGACAGAGCCGAAGTAGCTCCTGAGGTGAGTAACAATGGTCCTCACCTGTGGTCCCATTCCCACCCacaccgcgccccccccccccccccgaggtAGACAGTTGCTCAGAATGAGCTCTGAGgtttccaggtggcattagtggtaaagaacccacctgccatgcaggagacaaaaaagacacagattcgatccctggagttaggaagatcccctggaggagggcacagcaacccatcccagtattcttgcctggagaattccatggacagaggagcctggcgggctacggtccatggtgccacaaagagtcggaaccaactgaagcaacttagcacacacagaaagAGCTCTAGTCCAACCACTAGCTCATATGCTCATAAGTTTGGCAACCTTAGCCATAtttcctcagttttcccatctgtacagTGGGGCTAATACTAGCCATTTTCAGCCTCAAGGAACAGCTCCAggtggttttcatttttgttcttgtttggctgcattgggtcttagttgcagcacatgggatcttctttgcgacatgcaggatctttcattccAGCACTccgactctctagttgtggcacaggctcagtactgcagcacacaggctcagtactgcggcacacaggctcagtactgcggcgcacaggctcagtactgtggcgcacaggcttagttgctcctcagcatgtgggattttagttccctgaccagggattgaaccttcaacctctccattgcaaggcagattcttaatcactggaccagcagggaagttcctTCTCAGGTTTTAAAGCAGGGCAATTATACTGCACCATCACAGAGATGCTGCCTCTAATTGTCAGCCCCAAcgcctttccttcccttcctttgcaCATTAGTGTCCCCtagcctgatagctcagttggtaaagaatccacctgcaatgtgggagacccgggttcgatttctAGGtgggggaagatccactggagaagggataggctacccactccagtattcatgggctttccttgtgacttagctggtaaagaaactgcctgcaatgtgggagacctgggttcgatccctatgttgggaagatcccctggagaagggaaagattacctacttcagtattctggcctggagaattccatggaccgtatagtccatggggttgcaaagagtcggacacgacagagtgactttcacttttccccttgCCTGGTCACTCTCAGGAGTCCCCAAGGGCCATTTCCCTCAACACTGACAGAAGGGATTGAGGAGCCCAAGAACCCAGGAGCTGGGTTACATTATGTACAGATCCTGCAGCCCAAACCATGGGCCACCTTCCAGAAAGCCATCTAGTCTCCCCAGTCTTTCCTGCCCAGGTCTCAAGATTCTGTTGGGAGATGACAGAGAGTAAGAATTATGCCCTCCCCAATGCCAGCTGGGGTCCAGACATGCTGAGCCTGTATCATGAATTTCTGGAGAAGACCAAGACCGAAGGCTGGGTCAGACTGCCTTCCTTCAGGTCCAACAGAGACCACATCCAGGGGTTCAAGCTCCCACTAGAGTCATCAGCTAACTCAGGTAAGACCTGGCCTGAGAGCCGCCCTTGGCATGCACATGCACCAGCCCACTGGAATCAGTTCGGCCAGCCCCTTTTCTGGCGGCCAGGGACTTTTCGGGAGGAAACTCACAAGCTCTCTGCCAGTTCTCAGCCAGAAGTTCTTTCTGGCAAGTCCACCCCTCATGCTGCAGCCCCAGGCACATGGATGAGGAAAGCGTCCTCTCAGCCCCCGCCCCCTACTCCCCTCCTCCTGGGGGATGAGAGCATGCCCAAGCAACTGCCTCTGCTCCCAGCCCAGAGTGCACCCTCCAGAGAACTGCTGACTCAGCTCTCTACCCATCTGCCTCCTCACCAGGGATGCTTGCTTTACTGTCAAGCCTTATCCCaagtcctcctccccaccccacaaagGTCTGAGGATTCCCCCTTGCCCACTGGAGAAACTCCTTCCACACCATCCCTGTTCTGCTAGGCCCAGAGACTCCTGAAACACCCACAGGTCAGAGCAATAGAGCTTTCTACTTTGATCTCTCTGCATGTGCATGGACATGGACAGGCTAACATGTCTCTCTCACTCACATACGTGTTCTTCCAGCCAAGTGCCGACTAGATGGTCCATTCAGTTTATGGAAAAAACAAAGTTGCATCgaaaatttttgaagattttGGTTTTCATCTGAGAAAGATATGGTTCTTATCGTcaccttgaggaaaaaaaaaaatcagaactttgTGGGATTCCATTTGCACTTATTTTTCTGTTCCATATTGTTATTTTGAACAGTATGTGTATTAAATGccttccattttaattttcagtgtttaaggtCTCTTAAAGTCTGACTTGTCTATGACCCTACAGCTACTCTCAGCCAGGGAACTTCCTGAATGTTTCTTCCTCAAGATTCAGGGCTCCCGGAGGACAGGGCTGTGTTCCCCTCAGACCCAGGGCTCCAGAGGACAGGGCTGTTGTCCCCTCAGACCCAGGGCTCCAGAGGACAGGGCTGTTGTCCCCTCAGACCGAAGACCTTGAGGACGGGTCAGTGCCTCACTCTCCAGTTGAAGACTCCCCAAGAGCAGAGCCCGCGTGTCCCCTGGTTCTCTCCTCAACAGTGTGCCAGAGGCCAGCTCCATCTCTGCTGCTGAATGACTTGACCCTGCCTCCTGACTGGTCCCCCTGGCCTCACACACTCCCTCCTTCAGCTGTGTCACCGCCCATCTCTCCCCAGACAAAAGTGACTGGCGCCTCTTCACCAGGTGTATTGAAAGGGAAGGACAAGGCTACGAGTATGTCATCTTTTTCCAACCATCTGAGAAGAAGTCCATCTGTCTTTTCCAACCAGGACCCTACCTGGAGGGGGTCCCAGGGTAAGATAACGGGCTAACCCCGGTGGGAGACATCTTTGGCTGCTTCCTGGGCTTGGCCAAGGGGGTGGATTGGGCTCGGCCAGCCTCTAGGCTCTGTACCTCTCTCTATGGAGTTTGGTGGAGAGTGGGAGGCACTGGGCTTCAGTCTCACAGTGTCAGATGTGGAAGGATATTCTGTCATCTGGTTCAGTCCCCATTGGGCAGATAAGAAACAGTCTCCTTATTCCAGGCCTGGGAATTTTTCAGTAAAAAGGGGCCTTAGAAGCCACTCTGAGAAGGGTGTAGTGGACTCAGAAGATGACAAGATCTGGAGTTAAGGGCCAGACTTCCAGTCCTCCTCTGCCACTGCTTGTATGAAGACCCCAAGCAAGCAAGTTAACCTCTGTCTCCTGGCCTTcagtctcctggaaaaggaaatggcaacccactccagtattcttgcatggaaaatcccatagacagaggagcctggtgggctacagtccatgaggtcacaaagagttggacatgactgaaatgacttagcatgcatgcacttcaGTCTCCTTACCTAAATCTTGGGGCAGTAATATCTACCTCCCAGAATAGCTGAGAGATATGATATGAAGGGCCTGTGTGTATGTACTCATAAACCATAAAGCACAATACAGCTATCAGGCTATCTCTCCAAACTTCACCTTTGCCCAGTAGgcaaactgaggcacacagaggtAAGTGATCTTGCCCAAGGTAGCACAGGCAGTTAAGGTGAGATCCAGGACTCTAACCCAGGAGGCAGGACTCCAAGTCCATTGCTTCTTCTGTACTCTGCTGCCTCCAAACTGGGAAGGGACCCAGGAAAGAACTCACACTGGATGTAAATACATTCACACTGGACATAAATACACACTCAGACAAGCCCTGAGCCTCTTGCTTAAGGACACTGGGTCCACGTCACCAGGTCCATGTTTGTCTGCCTTCTTGATCCCTGTTCCTGCTTTAGACAGTCACTGAAGGCTAACTGTGGGGTCAGAATCCTTgcaagggagaggagagaggggagggaaagagaaacttAAGGGTCCCAAGACCTTAGAGAGACTGAGTTGCAGTTAAACAGAATTCAAAGAGATTATTAGATGTCAGCACCTCTGCAGGCCACAGATTCCGACTGCAGCCCTTTCGTCCCTTTGGCCATCCTGAAGGTATCTTCCGTGGGAGCTTCCACATGAGT from Dama dama isolate Ldn47 chromosome 20, ASM3311817v1, whole genome shotgun sequence carries:
- the THEM5 gene encoding acyl-coenzyme A thioesterase THEM5; the protein is MLRTGFQVAVILGHHGALPGLTHLLPRFNPASAFGSSTETLVSRFCWEMTESKNYALPNASWGPDMLSLYHEFLEKTKTEGWVRLPSFRSNRDHIQGFKLPLESSANSDKSDWRLFTRCIEREGQGYEYVIFFQPSEKKSICLFQPGPYLEGVPGFAHGGSLAALIDETFSKTAYLSGEGLLTVNFNIRFKNLIPLGSLAVLNVNVEKIEDQKMYLSCVTQSRDQQTVYAKASGTFLQMQLEEDSSQH